One part of the Pyrinomonadaceae bacterium genome encodes these proteins:
- a CDS encoding MOSC domain-containing protein: protein MAGEMLDVASVGWHGIEGDRRMAFRRLNDKSNFPWLTASKLPELILYKPFGLDGDNAAQLPTHVRTPDGKEYELGSDELRKDISSRYGSDVELMNLKAGIFDEASISVITTTTVQCIERESGRQLDLRRFRPNVVIETDSAEPFAEDRWVGQTLTFGEGDNSAAVKIYMKDERCRMVNLDPDTAERDVQVMRTVVRLNKNYAGGYGTVVRAGELRVGQSVTLGE, encoded by the coding sequence ATGGCAGGCGAAATGCTGGATGTTGCCAGTGTTGGTTGGCATGGCATTGAAGGCGATCGCCGGATGGCTTTTCGGCGACTCAATGACAAAAGTAATTTCCCCTGGCTGACCGCCAGCAAACTGCCGGAGTTGATTCTTTATAAGCCTTTCGGACTCGACGGCGACAACGCTGCACAACTTCCGACGCACGTTCGTACACCGGACGGAAAAGAGTACGAACTCGGAAGTGACGAACTACGCAAGGACATTTCTTCGCGCTATGGCAGCGATGTCGAATTAATGAATCTCAAGGCCGGCATTTTCGACGAAGCGTCGATTTCGGTAATCACGACGACCACCGTGCAATGCATCGAACGCGAATCAGGCCGGCAGCTCGACCTGCGCCGATTTCGCCCAAACGTCGTGATCGAAACCGACAGTGCTGAACCGTTTGCGGAAGACCGATGGGTGGGCCAGACACTGACTTTTGGTGAAGGTGACAACTCCGCCGCCGTCAAGATTTATATGAAGGATGAGCGATGCCGGATGGTGAACCTTGATCCGGACACAGCCGAGCGAGATGTTCAAGTGATGAGGACTGTTGTGCGGCTGAACAAGAACTACGCCGGCGGTTACGGTACGGTGGTCAGAGCGGGCGAGCTTCGTGTCGGTCAATCCGTGACCTTGGGAGAGTAA
- a CDS encoding PPC domain-containing protein, with protein sequence MPEDDEKLGPLPMRVQAAPGSEAEFRHFWAAQRRSGHSPRREALAPGVTASPKDDLIFRGGKTLPQMGYQNIYLGRAKDFASGDIEAIDDATTRVMRDEQLKEIVQQYFPGKPVSYDVAPSVILNESRPNEMGERDVQNKIIDLFDRNLILATDHDRTIFNLILPPDTILTLDGSSSRDGLGGYHGSVHFNRNGQSRTLYYSANVYSAIRAGKRNGIPFFSKPWKNVVCTLYHELIESQTDPDVGDAIRQGDGRFVGYSSNRGMEIGDQPIAANTLDRVFKEVLTHPGPKPTPVQFMYSNEVHGAAGPDEKPADELKIDGAAVQGNISNGGERDRYTIKVNTAGTYAIETSGPTDTFVSLFGPNNESILIAEDDDSGAGNLSLLTQQLLPGKYFVRVRHFSPSSTGPYGIAVRKVASP encoded by the coding sequence ATGCCTGAAGACGACGAGAAACTTGGTCCACTCCCAATGCGCGTACAAGCAGCGCCGGGGTCCGAAGCAGAGTTTCGCCATTTCTGGGCTGCGCAGCGGCGCAGCGGCCACAGCCCTCGCCGAGAAGCGCTAGCGCCTGGCGTTACCGCTTCACCGAAGGATGATTTGATATTCCGCGGTGGCAAGACCCTTCCGCAGATGGGCTATCAAAACATCTATTTGGGGCGGGCCAAGGACTTCGCGTCCGGTGACATCGAGGCGATTGACGATGCGACCACGCGCGTGATGCGCGATGAACAACTCAAGGAGATCGTACAGCAATACTTCCCTGGCAAGCCAGTGTCCTATGACGTCGCTCCGTCGGTGATTCTGAATGAATCCAGGCCCAATGAGATGGGGGAGCGAGACGTTCAGAACAAGATTATCGACTTGTTTGATCGGAACCTCATTCTTGCCACCGACCATGACCGCACGATCTTCAATTTGATCCTTCCGCCCGACACAATTTTGACGCTTGACGGCTCGAGCTCTCGGGACGGGTTGGGTGGCTATCACGGCTCGGTCCATTTCAATCGCAACGGCCAGTCACGGACGCTTTACTACTCGGCGAACGTCTATTCCGCCATCCGCGCGGGCAAGCGGAATGGCATCCCGTTTTTCAGCAAGCCGTGGAAGAACGTGGTGTGCACGCTATACCACGAGTTGATCGAATCCCAGACAGATCCAGATGTCGGTGACGCCATTCGCCAGGGGGATGGACGCTTCGTTGGGTACAGCTCGAACCGGGGCATGGAAATCGGTGATCAACCCATCGCGGCTAACACTCTGGACCGGGTCTTCAAAGAAGTGCTCACGCATCCCGGCCCGAAACCAACACCGGTCCAATTCATGTATTCCAATGAAGTCCACGGCGCGGCAGGGCCGGATGAAAAACCGGCAGACGAATTGAAGATCGACGGGGCAGCGGTGCAGGGAAACATCAGCAACGGCGGCGAACGCGACCGTTATACGATCAAAGTGAATACTGCCGGCACGTACGCGATTGAAACCTCCGGCCCGACCGATACGTTCGTCAGTCTTTTCGGACCGAATAACGAGTCAATACTGATCGCGGAAGATGACGATAGCGGAGCGGGCAACCTGTCGCTGTTGACTCAGCAGCTATTACCTGGAAAATACTTCGTACGGGTTCGTCATTTTAGTCCTTCAAGTACGGGTCCCTACGGTATCGCTGTTCGAAAAGTCGCTAGCCCGTAA
- a CDS encoding SMP-30/gluconolactonase/LRE family protein: MKRTISLYFATALLALVVTPTAILAQSLGDSKVVAPVPLPGYPEGIATRGNSFYVSGPATFGSPLGSAYVYAYDLKTGAFEASYPITITNPFAGMSAASCAAFGPDGKLYVIEPFVGVIRMDLNPGNTQSLYATFPPPAVPGQSLPNDLAFDNAGNLYVTDSFAAAIYRIPAGGGAATVWFTDSRLAGDPNVPFGVNGIRMDENYDNVYVSVTAENGTLDGVIYRLPLAAPTALNLDEFYRYPFFPTFQLAGPDGIAFGRSGKLYVALAGTSQISVLLPDGTEEARYSGPADNPGGTPDPMPWTNPANIAFDKHTGSLLVTNHASLVPFNPTLFCVFDVFVDDKAQPLP, translated from the coding sequence ATGAAACGGACTATCTCTCTTTATTTTGCGACCGCGCTACTTGCGCTCGTCGTAACCCCAACCGCCATCCTTGCCCAGAGTTTAGGTGATTCAAAAGTGGTCGCCCCGGTTCCATTGCCCGGCTATCCGGAGGGCATCGCCACGCGCGGTAACAGCTTCTACGTTTCCGGGCCCGCGACGTTTGGGTCGCCCCTCGGCTCAGCATATGTGTATGCCTACGATCTCAAGACGGGTGCGTTCGAAGCCAGCTATCCCATCACCATCACCAACCCATTCGCGGGAATGAGCGCTGCATCGTGCGCCGCCTTCGGACCCGACGGTAAGCTCTACGTGATCGAGCCTTTCGTCGGCGTGATCCGCATGGACCTTAATCCCGGTAACACGCAGTCTCTGTATGCGACGTTTCCTCCTCCAGCGGTTCCCGGGCAGTCCCTGCCCAACGACCTTGCGTTCGACAATGCCGGCAACCTCTACGTGACTGACTCGTTTGCGGCGGCGATTTACCGCATCCCGGCCGGAGGCGGCGCGGCAACGGTGTGGTTCACGGACTCACGTCTGGCGGGCGACCCTAACGTGCCCTTTGGCGTAAATGGCATTCGCATGGACGAGAACTATGACAATGTTTATGTGTCGGTGACTGCCGAGAACGGCACCCTGGACGGCGTGATCTACCGTCTGCCTCTGGCTGCCCCTACCGCGCTGAACCTGGACGAGTTTTATCGCTATCCGTTCTTCCCGACATTTCAACTCGCAGGCCCGGATGGGATCGCGTTCGGCAGATCAGGAAAATTGTATGTCGCCCTGGCGGGTACAAGCCAAATCTCCGTGCTACTTCCTGATGGTACAGAGGAAGCGCGTTACTCAGGGCCGGCCGACAACCCCGGCGGGACTCCGGATCCGATGCCCTGGACCAACCCGGCCAACATCGCTTTCGACAAACATACCGGTTCGTTGCTGGTGACCAACCATGCCAGCCTCGTGCCCTTCAATCCGACCCTGTTTTGCGTCTTCGACGTCTTCGTAGACGACAAGGCCCAGCCGCTGCCTTAA
- a CDS encoding radical SAM protein, producing the protein MPDRIIHLHPTRLCNLACLHCYSESGPKEKAALDVDSLLRALPLLKAEGYNVISISGGEPLVYAPLLPLVDEAHAKGFRVNLITNGLFADKRMDEVSSRVDGIAISFDGLAPTHNRLRGRADAFERSSAALARLADSGRPVAAAISLTRDALPDLPDLAEHLVGVGAKALQVRPVALAGRARTMQDLSSFTATDELRMYLIVLALQEELADQATVHCDLAPARGLWQQRDAYAALLAMCTRPGSAEEEPERLLADLVNPLVITESGTLKPIAYDFNPCFDVAAIETLSSAQLSEYKRQRLPDFRMLIGGALARLEGEEGLVDWFDYCARLSEKVQATTAARPNGNG; encoded by the coding sequence TTGCCGGATCGCATTATCCATCTACATCCCACGCGGCTGTGTAACCTCGCGTGTCTCCACTGCTATTCCGAGTCGGGGCCAAAGGAAAAAGCTGCGCTGGATGTCGACTCGCTGCTCCGTGCGCTGCCCTTGCTCAAGGCCGAGGGCTATAACGTCATAAGTATCTCCGGTGGGGAGCCGCTGGTCTATGCGCCTTTGCTGCCTTTGGTTGATGAAGCCCACGCGAAAGGCTTCCGGGTCAATCTGATCACCAATGGTCTGTTCGCAGACAAGCGCATGGATGAGGTTTCGTCGCGAGTGGATGGAATAGCAATCAGTTTTGATGGACTCGCTCCGACCCACAACCGCTTACGTGGCCGCGCCGATGCTTTTGAACGTTCCTCGGCCGCGCTTGCACGTCTTGCTGATAGCGGGCGACCAGTCGCGGCTGCGATATCACTGACGCGAGACGCACTGCCCGATCTGCCCGACCTCGCCGAGCACCTGGTAGGCGTGGGTGCGAAGGCGTTACAAGTGCGACCGGTCGCACTCGCCGGACGCGCACGGACAATGCAAGACCTTTCTTCCTTCACCGCTACGGATGAATTGCGGATGTACTTGATTGTTTTAGCTTTGCAAGAGGAACTGGCAGATCAGGCGACGGTGCATTGCGATTTGGCTCCGGCGCGAGGCCTTTGGCAGCAACGCGATGCATATGCAGCGTTGCTCGCAATGTGCACTCGACCCGGAAGCGCGGAGGAAGAGCCGGAACGATTGCTGGCCGATTTGGTGAATCCTCTTGTCATCACCGAGAGCGGTACGCTCAAACCGATCGCTTACGACTTTAACCCATGCTTTGATGTGGCAGCGATCGAAACACTTTCAAGCGCACAACTGTCAGAGTACAAACGGCAGAGGTTGCCCGACTTCCGGATGCTGATCGGCGGGGCGCTCGCCCGGCTCGAAGGTGAGGAGGGACTGGTGGACTGGTTTGATTATTGCGCCCGCCTCAGCGAGAAAGTGCAAGCGACGACTGCAGCGCGACCCAATGGTAACGGCTAA
- a CDS encoding serine hydrolase, with the protein MKLKTRGLVTLILTVAIAGQVIFVPASGARVADAGAQSSDAERIARLETLLENLRQELKIPAYSAAIVKDQKVLWAKGFGFADLENKIPATEHTPYHLASLTKTFASTILMQLVQDGKIKLDDPVSKYGITLESDGVIKVRHLLSHTSEGNPGEQYRYNGNRFAELDKVVQGATGKSFGELLIANILDPLGMNETAPNVPRIVGTKSPNAGAAAAEAEVKTAVMDIISGFNAGNVDQIERRLAPQNNRFQGEGGFLTSFIDSAELRRAFQAGFKVNLEINNLETAVYGDSAVATFFMRGVVTPPGGAPRTEGPWRSSYVLNKQDGTWKLIHSHQSAMNRGMITEKHQQRFDTIVKTLAQPYALDREFKTTKISYPQGFSTSAGLMSTVLDMAKYDIAIDQNKFLTKETQQLAFTPATSTKGEILPYGLGWFTTNYKGTKLLWHYGYWTGNSSFILKVPERNLTFIIMANSDNLSRPTDLGSGDALSSIVGMAFLKTFVLPEKFGEAIPEVNWNAPVSEIKTQLKLVAGKPYADLYSKDLVTRFRIHQSVGRATEAAQLMRMYGELFSKPMPEDLAKLPVIAQIVQVLDNEDKTVAFSLPRSQEVRVFAIGEGQGGQMFDYGWIENTDKGLPVWEMQEPKTSHAGGAGKNRKMDFVITLPAGNYKLRYKTDESHSFDHWNSLPPDINFWGIAIYKK; encoded by the coding sequence ATGAAGTTGAAAACACGAGGATTAGTCACCCTGATTCTGACTGTGGCCATCGCCGGACAGGTCATATTTGTCCCCGCGTCAGGCGCGCGGGTCGCTGACGCCGGAGCTCAGTCATCCGATGCCGAACGGATAGCGCGATTGGAAACTCTTCTGGAGAATCTGCGACAGGAACTAAAAATACCGGCTTACTCCGCGGCGATTGTGAAAGATCAAAAGGTGCTCTGGGCGAAGGGATTCGGCTTTGCCGATCTGGAAAATAAAATTCCCGCGACCGAACATACCCCGTACCACCTCGCCTCGCTCACCAAGACGTTCGCTTCCACGATTCTGATGCAGCTAGTGCAGGACGGAAAAATCAAGCTGGACGATCCCGTTTCAAAATACGGCATTACTTTAGAGAGCGATGGAGTTATTAAAGTGCGGCACTTGCTGTCACACACTTCCGAGGGGAATCCCGGCGAGCAATATCGTTACAACGGAAATCGTTTCGCAGAATTAGACAAGGTGGTGCAGGGAGCTACGGGCAAGTCGTTTGGCGAACTTTTAATAGCCAACATTCTCGATCCCCTCGGCATGAACGAGACTGCGCCGAACGTGCCCCGGATCGTCGGCACTAAATCGCCTAACGCGGGTGCGGCAGCCGCAGAGGCTGAAGTGAAGACGGCCGTGATGGACATCATCTCAGGCTTCAATGCAGGCAACGTGGATCAAATCGAGCGTCGTCTCGCGCCTCAGAACAACCGCTTCCAGGGCGAAGGCGGATTCTTAACTTCTTTTATCGATTCGGCAGAGCTGCGAAGAGCGTTTCAAGCGGGTTTCAAAGTGAATCTTGAGATCAACAACCTCGAGACTGCCGTTTACGGCGACAGCGCGGTGGCTACGTTCTTTATGCGAGGAGTTGTTACGCCTCCAGGTGGGGCGCCACGCACGGAAGGCCCGTGGCGAAGCTCATATGTCTTGAACAAGCAAGATGGGACATGGAAGCTGATTCATTCTCACCAGTCCGCAATGAACCGCGGGATGATTACGGAAAAGCACCAGCAAAGATTCGATACGATTGTGAAGACACTGGCGCAACCGTATGCGCTCGATCGCGAATTTAAGACGACGAAGATCAGTTACCCGCAGGGGTTCAGCACTTCAGCCGGACTAATGTCCACAGTTCTGGATATGGCGAAGTATGACATCGCAATTGATCAGAATAAGTTCCTTACCAAAGAGACCCAGCAACTTGCTTTCACGCCCGCGACGTCAACTAAAGGCGAAATTCTTCCTTACGGTCTTGGGTGGTTCACGACGAACTACAAGGGGACGAAACTGCTTTGGCACTACGGATACTGGACCGGTAATTCATCGTTCATCTTGAAAGTGCCCGAGCGAAACTTAACGTTCATCATCATGGCTAACTCCGACAATCTCAGTCGACCGACAGACCTTGGTTCGGGTGACGCCCTCAGTTCCATCGTGGGCATGGCCTTCCTGAAGACTTTCGTCTTGCCTGAGAAATTCGGCGAGGCCATACCGGAAGTGAATTGGAACGCTCCCGTTTCAGAAATAAAAACTCAACTGAAATTAGTGGCGGGAAAACCATACGCTGATCTGTACAGCAAAGATCTGGTGACAAGGTTCCGGATTCATCAGAGCGTGGGACGCGCAACTGAGGCGGCGCAGTTGATGCGTATGTATGGTGAACTGTTTTCCAAGCCGATGCCTGAAGACCTGGCGAAGCTCCCGGTTATAGCGCAGATCGTACAAGTGCTGGACAACGAAGATAAGACGGTCGCGTTTAGTTTGCCGCGCAGTCAGGAGGTGCGTGTCTTCGCCATCGGGGAAGGCCAGGGTGGTCAGATGTTTGACTACGGATGGATCGAAAACACAGACAAAGGACTCCCCGTGTGGGAAATGCAAGAGCCTAAGACCTCGCACGCGGGCGGCGCCGGTAAAAATCGCAAAATGGATTTCGTAATTACTTTACCGGCCGGCAATTACAAATTGCGTTACAAAACTGATGAGTCGCACTCATTCGACCACTGGAATAGTCTGCCCCCGGATATTAACTTTTGGGGTATTGCCATCTACAAGAAATAA
- a CDS encoding YdcF family protein, with amino-acid sequence MRPSGAFIKYSQQSDSDMLVAAWKDAANGMNRLLSVYGLGKNPYYKDIDRVSFDVSSEEYRELLKAKLAEIKLARDSLFFEPTLSFALKLLEANRRDEAARYEPLEEGENKVTVQDLKNISWSNYPYSFILVLGSGPPAGLNLSKIAAKRADQGAQLFLEHKAPLIILSGGHVHPIQTPYNESIEMKKYLMEKFKIPEKSILIDPYARHTTTNFRNAGRLAFRYGIPNELKALVTSSEDHIAIVTKDGFRIRCSSELGYFPMEFITRVSPVAAEFKPSVASLFFDANDPLDP; translated from the coding sequence ATGCGTCCCTCAGGCGCGTTCATCAAATACAGCCAACAATCTGATTCAGACATGCTCGTTGCGGCGTGGAAAGATGCCGCGAATGGAATGAACCGTTTGCTGAGTGTCTATGGTCTGGGCAAGAACCCGTACTATAAAGACATCGATCGGGTTAGCTTTGATGTTTCGAGCGAAGAATACCGAGAACTTCTTAAGGCGAAGCTTGCCGAGATAAAGCTCGCCAGGGACTCGCTGTTCTTTGAACCCACGCTCAGTTTTGCTCTGAAACTTTTGGAAGCAAATCGGCGTGATGAAGCCGCGCGTTACGAACCACTTGAAGAAGGCGAAAACAAGGTCACGGTTCAAGATTTGAAAAACATCAGCTGGAGCAACTATCCGTATTCATTCATTTTAGTTCTGGGCTCTGGCCCGCCGGCCGGGCTCAATCTAAGTAAGATAGCGGCCAAAAGAGCGGATCAGGGTGCTCAACTGTTCCTCGAGCACAAGGCCCCGTTAATCATTTTGTCCGGTGGCCACGTCCACCCGATACAGACGCCTTATAACGAGTCGATTGAGATGAAAAAATACCTGATGGAAAAATTCAAAATACCTGAGAAGAGTATTTTGATCGACCCATATGCGCGCCATACAACAACGAATTTTCGGAACGCGGGACGCCTCGCATTTCGTTATGGAATACCGAATGAGCTAAAGGCCCTTGTCACTTCAAGCGAGGACCACATCGCAATCGTCACCAAGGACGGTTTTCGCATTCGTTGCTCGTCGGAACTAGGATATTTTCCGATGGAGTTTATTACCCGAGTTTCCCCGGTCGCCGCGGAGTTCAAGCCATCGGTTGCTTCACTGTTTTTTGATGCGAATGACCCGCTGGATCCATAG
- a CDS encoding DUF1569 domain-containing protein produces the protein MGSILNESDRAEIDRRMRSLSASSTRRWGSLDVVGMLKHLRLSANMALGELSIPSANKRVFQKFPVKHLILYVVPFPKGAPTAPELKPSDVTSFEEERAELLKLLERIGTGPSEGLGPAHPLFGPLTWREWGVVTYKHASHHLRQFGA, from the coding sequence ATGGGTTCAATTCTAAACGAAAGTGACCGCGCGGAGATCGATCGCAGGATGCGGTCGCTTTCAGCATCGTCAACCAGACGATGGGGTAGCCTGGACGTGGTGGGCATGTTGAAGCATCTTCGCCTCTCGGCGAACATGGCCCTCGGCGAGCTGTCGATTCCTTCCGCAAACAAGCGCGTCTTCCAGAAGTTTCCCGTTAAGCACCTCATCCTCTACGTCGTTCCTTTTCCGAAAGGGGCACCGACCGCGCCTGAGTTGAAGCCCAGCGATGTGACGTCGTTTGAAGAGGAGCGTGCGGAACTGCTGAAGCTGTTAGAGCGAATCGGGACGGGCCCGTCGGAAGGTCTCGGGCCGGCACATCCGCTTTTTGGGCCACTGACCTGGCGCGAATGGGGCGTGGTCACCTACAAGCATGCGAGTCATCACTTGCGGCAGTTCGGGGCTTAG
- a CDS encoding DUF4256 domain-containing protein codes for MKQTAMSPGEREELLQSLKARFEKNMKRHKGLEWAKVQAKLEANSKKLWSLGEMEKTGGEPDVVGRDKKTGEYIFFDCSSESPKGRRSICYDREALEARKEHKPKDSAMNMAAAMGIEILTEDEYRELQQLGDFDTKTSSWVKTPPDIRKLGGALFCDKRYDHVFVYHNGAESYYGARAFRGSIRV; via the coding sequence ATGAAACAGACCGCCATGTCCCCAGGAGAACGTGAAGAACTGCTCCAGAGTTTAAAGGCCCGCTTTGAGAAGAATATGAAGCGCCATAAGGGTCTCGAATGGGCGAAAGTGCAGGCAAAGCTGGAAGCTAATTCGAAAAAACTGTGGTCACTTGGTGAAATGGAAAAAACCGGCGGTGAACCCGATGTGGTTGGCCGTGATAAAAAGACGGGCGAGTACATCTTTTTTGATTGTTCATCCGAAAGTCCTAAAGGCCGCCGAAGTATTTGTTACGACCGTGAAGCGCTCGAGGCACGGAAAGAACACAAACCAAAAGACAGCGCTATGAACATGGCCGCGGCTATGGGCATCGAGATTTTGACGGAGGACGAATATCGCGAGCTGCAGCAACTTGGAGACTTCGACACCAAGACATCGAGCTGGGTGAAGACACCTCCTGATATTAGAAAACTCGGCGGTGCGCTTTTTTGTGATAAACGCTACGACCATGTCTTCGTGTATCACAACGGCGCGGAATCTTACTATGGCGCCAGGGCGTTCCGTGGCTCAATCAGGGTCTAG
- a CDS encoding cyanophycinase produces MTRKIFFVVLVATICAATVTAQTSSGPSKGTLILTGGDQETGIKEFVALAGGPDANIVYIPTAASSLRLPSGLIWEWLHTDTLPANTPEFKQELCKMFGVRDITILHTRNSKTADSKEFVEPLRKAHGVWLSGGNAGRLSQAYLDTRTQREIEAVLDRGGVVGGNSAGAIIQGSYTIRGNPDKPVLMVKGRERGFAFLKNVAVNPHLSEAMRQNELVTILDLYPKLLGIGIDEKAWIKVTGDRFEVFGRGRVAIYDNKKYDRNWYYWLSPGDQFDLRTRTAQRRPQAQ; encoded by the coding sequence ATGACGCGGAAGATATTCTTCGTGGTGCTCGTCGCAACCATCTGCGCCGCCACGGTGACCGCCCAGACGTCGAGTGGCCCTTCCAAAGGGACGTTGATCCTTACCGGCGGAGACCAGGAGACGGGCATCAAGGAATTCGTTGCTTTAGCCGGAGGACCCGACGCAAATATCGTTTACATCCCCACTGCAGCTTCGAGCCTGAGACTGCCTTCCGGCCTCATCTGGGAGTGGTTGCACACCGACACCCTGCCGGCAAACACGCCAGAGTTTAAGCAGGAACTCTGTAAGATGTTTGGCGTTAGAGACATCACGATCCTGCACACGCGCAACTCAAAGACCGCTGACTCTAAAGAATTCGTCGAGCCTCTGCGTAAAGCGCATGGCGTCTGGTTAAGCGGCGGCAATGCCGGCCGCTTGTCACAGGCTTATCTCGATACGCGGACGCAACGGGAAATTGAGGCTGTACTCGATCGCGGCGGTGTCGTCGGCGGCAACTCGGCGGGCGCAATTATCCAGGGCTCTTACACGATCAGAGGCAATCCGGACAAGCCGGTATTAATGGTCAAAGGGCGCGAGCGCGGGTTCGCCTTCTTAAAGAATGTCGCGGTCAACCCTCACCTTTCGGAAGCGATGCGCCAGAATGAGCTGGTGACCATCCTCGACCTTTACCCGAAACTTCTGGGGATCGGTATTGATGAGAAAGCGTGGATCAAAGTTACTGGCGACCGCTTTGAAGTCTTCGGTCGAGGACGTGTGGCTATCTACGACAACAAGAAATACGATCGGAACTGGTACTACTGGTTATCACCCGGAGATCAGTTTGATTTGCGAACGCGCACAGCACAGCGGCGTCCTCAGGCTCAATGA
- a CDS encoding glyoxalase superfamily protein, with protein MLKFAIPVMHASSSAAAEEFYCDRLGFTQIFAYRPFGGADPCYMGLTRDNVEVHVSSFSGDGVAGGVVFVGVEDVDALHVELRARGVVIDLKPTDQSWGNREMYVHDPDGNSIRFVHRGG; from the coding sequence ATGCTCAAATTTGCTATTCCTGTCATGCATGCGAGCAGCTCGGCCGCGGCCGAAGAGTTTTACTGCGACCGTCTCGGTTTTACGCAAATTTTTGCCTATCGGCCGTTTGGTGGCGCGGATCCCTGTTACATGGGTCTGACGCGTGACAACGTTGAGGTCCATGTTTCCTCTTTTTCTGGTGATGGAGTGGCGGGCGGAGTAGTCTTTGTCGGGGTGGAAGATGTGGACGCCCTCCATGTGGAATTGAGGGCCAGGGGTGTCGTCATTGATCTCAAACCCACTGATCAAAGTTGGGGCAATCGCGAAATGTACGTCCATGATCCAGACGGCAACAGCATTCGGTTTGTGCATCGCGGTGGATGA
- a CDS encoding cold shock and DUF1294 domain-containing protein, translating to MRVQGKITDWNDLRGFGFVSPLERAERVFVHISAFPSGSRRPTDGEFVSYTLGTDERGRRCATLVTYVVSRPKRFEAQTRSRDPYLFAGCVAAAFLGVVVLLAVVGRLWWPVAFVYIVISIATFFTYKHDKWAAQVGARRTNEWTLVMLGLIGGWPGALVARHWFRHKTRKVAFRVGYWLSVVLNVTGVAWLIAQ from the coding sequence ATGCGAGTGCAAGGCAAAATCACTGACTGGAACGATCTTCGCGGGTTCGGCTTTGTATCCCCGCTCGAACGCGCCGAACGCGTGTTCGTTCACATCTCGGCCTTCCCCAGCGGAAGTCGACGTCCGACGGACGGCGAGTTTGTCTCCTACACACTCGGCACCGATGAACGCGGCCGCCGCTGCGCAACATTAGTCACTTATGTCGTGAGCCGTCCGAAGCGGTTTGAAGCACAGACGCGATCGCGCGACCCGTATCTATTCGCAGGTTGTGTGGCCGCGGCGTTTCTCGGAGTTGTTGTGCTGCTGGCCGTGGTTGGACGCCTCTGGTGGCCGGTGGCGTTTGTCTACATCGTCATCAGCATCGCGACTTTCTTTACGTACAAGCACGACAAGTGGGCCGCACAGGTCGGCGCGAGGCGAACAAACGAGTGGACCCTGGTGATGTTGGGATTGATCGGGGGCTGGCCGGGCGCTCTCGTTGCGCGACACTGGTTCCGGCACAAAACTAGAAAGGTCGCCTTCCGCGTCGGATACTGGTTAAGCGTGGTGCTCAACGTCACTGGGGTGGCTTGGCTGATTGCTCAGTAG
- a CDS encoding histidine phosphatase family protein, which translates to MNLYLIRHAKPVQNGNDPSLSTTGQSQAAKLGSMFVRLGITPDTTSILSSNKKRAERTANIILKSLCLAQNLPPTAARPIRQLSSTVSLTSVFNTMRTVVADEHPMHLFVVWHFPMIGEVFKQLTNSNLPWPDAYGATAHLTISGQSVENGSGTFQWLVVPELLP; encoded by the coding sequence ATGAACCTATATCTGATACGCCATGCCAAACCTGTACAAAACGGTAACGATCCCTCATTGTCGACCACCGGTCAGTCCCAGGCTGCTAAGCTCGGTAGCATGTTTGTGAGGCTTGGCATAACGCCCGACACGACCTCGATCTTGAGCAGCAACAAGAAACGGGCAGAGCGAACCGCTAATATCATCCTCAAGAGTCTGTGTCTGGCACAAAATCTACCGCCGACTGCAGCACGACCTATACGTCAATTGTCTTCTACAGTCAGTCTAACCTCAGTGTTCAATACCATGCGGACGGTTGTAGCAGATGAGCATCCCATGCACCTGTTCGTTGTTTGGCACTTTCCCATGATTGGAGAAGTATTCAAACAGCTGACGAATTCTAATCTGCCCTGGCCCGATGCTTATGGCGCAACTGCCCATCTCACAATTAGTGGTCAGTCGGTGGAGAATGGTTCGGGAACGTTTCAGTGGTTAGTCGTGCCGGAATTGCTTCCCTAG